A genomic window from Phyllopteryx taeniolatus isolate TA_2022b chromosome 2, UOR_Ptae_1.2, whole genome shotgun sequence includes:
- the stk33 gene encoding serine/threonine-protein kinase 33 isoform X3: protein MAEATFSGLGKNRISERDVPHIRLVGDADVEEIYTIGKKLGHGSYGVVYEGTHIRTQTQWAIKTVCKAEPGSTKIKMLEQEIKILKQVAHPNILHLEEIYETAQMTYLITELCVGGELKQVLQHKQFFPEEEARHIIGCLADAITYLHKKNIMHRDLKLENILVKNSLDDYNGKLDIKVADFGLSVKTLGVGSENILSDVCGTPIYMGTTAVSSHRGDDDDREDSKAPEMMSQRGYTHWCDMWSVGVIMYILLCGEPPFVSKSKENRLKEIRTIGVQFSSPIWDTVSDAAKTVVTCLLKENPAYRMSANQLRDNPWITGDTSTPAMPLNALEMMHNFHEQEKSTQDPKQSRDPPPVAGTASPTTSPEMKSNGLSHDDLSDSSCTPCTSTKATVVKSRPRSSIKPHKFQRKTKKAASHQNGQRSPPSPLKI, encoded by the exons ATGGCAGAGGCAACATTTAGCGGCTTAGGAAAAAACAGAATCTCAGAGAGGGACGTGCCTCACATTCGTCTGGTTGGTGATGCTGACGTAGAG GAAATATACACAATTGGGAAGAAATTGGGCCACGGCAGTTACGGGGTGGTGTACGAAGGCACACACATTCGGACACAGACCCAATGGGCCATCAAGACGGTTTGCAAGGCCGAG CCGGGAAGTACAAAGATTAAGATGCTGGAGCAAGAAATCAAAATACTCAAGCAAGTGGCTCACCCGAACATATTACATCTGGAGGAGATCTATGAAACGGCTCAG ATGACATATTTAATCACTGAGCTGTGTGTTGGAGGTGAACTCAAGCAGGTGTTGCAGCATAAACAGTTCTTTCCAGAGGAGGAGGCGAGGCACATCATCGGTTGCCTCGCGGACGCCATCACCTACCTTCACAAGAAAA ACATAATGCATCGGGATTTGAAACTTGAGAACATTTTGGTGAAAAATTCTCTTGATGACTACAATGGCAAGCTTGATATCAAG GTTGCAGACTTTGGATTGTCAGTGAAGACCTTGGGCGTTGGAAGCGAAAACATTCTGTCGGACGTCTGTGGGACTCCGATCTATATGGGTACGACAGCAGTATCCTCTCATCGTGGCGACGACGATGATCGGGAGGATAGCAAGG CTCCTGAAATGATGAGCCAACGTGGTTACACACACTGGTGTGATATGTGGAGTGTAGGAGTCATTATGTATATTTT GCTGTGTGGGGAGCCTCCGTTTGTGTCCAAGTCCAAAGAAAACCGACTTAAGGAGATTAGAACAATAGGAGTCCAATTTTCTTCACCCATCTGGGACACAGTCAGTGATGCAG CAAAAACTGTGGTGACGTGCCTCCTGAAAGAGAACCCCGCTTACCGCATGTCCGCTAATCAGCTACGAGACAACCCGTGGATTACA GGTgacaccagcacgcccgccatgCCTCTCAATGCACTGGAGATGATGCACAACTTCCACGAACAGGAGAAGA GTACACAGGACCCGAAGCAAAGCCGAGACCCTCCCCCCGTCGCCGGGACCGCTTCGCCGACGACCTCGCCGGAGATGAAAAGCAACGGCTTGAGCCACGACGATCTCAGCGACTCTTCTTGCACACCTTGCACGTCCACCAAAGCG ACCGTCGTGAAATCCCGCCCGCGATCGAGTATCAAGCCGCACAAGTTTCAACGCAAGACGAAGAAAGCGGCCTCCCATCAAAACGGACAGAGATCTCCTCCATCTCCTCTAAAAATATGA
- the stk33 gene encoding serine/threonine-protein kinase 33 isoform X1: MLSRRLLVPLHFRSPSPTSRLKSFKNDKSRKMAEATFSGLGKNRISERDVPHIRLVGDADVEEIYTIGKKLGHGSYGVVYEGTHIRTQTQWAIKTVCKAEPGSTKIKMLEQEIKILKQVAHPNILHLEEIYETAQMTYLITELCVGGELKQVLQHKQFFPEEEARHIIGCLADAITYLHKKNIMHRDLKLENILVKNSLDDYNGKLDIKVADFGLSVKTLGVGSENILSDVCGTPIYMGTTAVSSHRGDDDDREDSKAPEMMSQRGYTHWCDMWSVGVIMYILLCGEPPFVSKSKENRLKEIRTIGVQFSSPIWDTVSDAAKTVVTCLLKENPAYRMSANQLRDNPWITGDTSTPAMPLNALEMMHNFHEQEKSTQDPKQSRDPPPVAGTASPTTSPEMKSNGLSHDDLSDSSCTPCTSTKATVVKSRPRSSIKPHKFQRKTKKAASHQNGQRSPPSPLKI, translated from the exons ATGGCAGAGGCAACATTTAGCGGCTTAGGAAAAAACAGAATCTCAGAGAGGGACGTGCCTCACATTCGTCTGGTTGGTGATGCTGACGTAGAG GAAATATACACAATTGGGAAGAAATTGGGCCACGGCAGTTACGGGGTGGTGTACGAAGGCACACACATTCGGACACAGACCCAATGGGCCATCAAGACGGTTTGCAAGGCCGAG CCGGGAAGTACAAAGATTAAGATGCTGGAGCAAGAAATCAAAATACTCAAGCAAGTGGCTCACCCGAACATATTACATCTGGAGGAGATCTATGAAACGGCTCAG ATGACATATTTAATCACTGAGCTGTGTGTTGGAGGTGAACTCAAGCAGGTGTTGCAGCATAAACAGTTCTTTCCAGAGGAGGAGGCGAGGCACATCATCGGTTGCCTCGCGGACGCCATCACCTACCTTCACAAGAAAA ACATAATGCATCGGGATTTGAAACTTGAGAACATTTTGGTGAAAAATTCTCTTGATGACTACAATGGCAAGCTTGATATCAAG GTTGCAGACTTTGGATTGTCAGTGAAGACCTTGGGCGTTGGAAGCGAAAACATTCTGTCGGACGTCTGTGGGACTCCGATCTATATGGGTACGACAGCAGTATCCTCTCATCGTGGCGACGACGATGATCGGGAGGATAGCAAGG CTCCTGAAATGATGAGCCAACGTGGTTACACACACTGGTGTGATATGTGGAGTGTAGGAGTCATTATGTATATTTT GCTGTGTGGGGAGCCTCCGTTTGTGTCCAAGTCCAAAGAAAACCGACTTAAGGAGATTAGAACAATAGGAGTCCAATTTTCTTCACCCATCTGGGACACAGTCAGTGATGCAG CAAAAACTGTGGTGACGTGCCTCCTGAAAGAGAACCCCGCTTACCGCATGTCCGCTAATCAGCTACGAGACAACCCGTGGATTACA GGTgacaccagcacgcccgccatgCCTCTCAATGCACTGGAGATGATGCACAACTTCCACGAACAGGAGAAGA GTACACAGGACCCGAAGCAAAGCCGAGACCCTCCCCCCGTCGCCGGGACCGCTTCGCCGACGACCTCGCCGGAGATGAAAAGCAACGGCTTGAGCCACGACGATCTCAGCGACTCTTCTTGCACACCTTGCACGTCCACCAAAGCG ACCGTCGTGAAATCCCGCCCGCGATCGAGTATCAAGCCGCACAAGTTTCAACGCAAGACGAAGAAAGCGGCCTCCCATCAAAACGGACAGAGATCTCCTCCATCTCCTCTAAAAATATGA
- the stk33 gene encoding serine/threonine-protein kinase 33 isoform X2 — MLSRRLLVPLHFRSPSPTSRLKSFKNDKSRKMAEATFSGLGKNRISERDVPHIRLVGDADVEEIYTIGKKLGHGSYGVVYEGTHIRTQTQWAIKTVCKAEPGSTKIKMLEQEIKILKQVAHPNILHLEEIYETAQMTYLITELCVGGELKQVLQHKQFFPEEEARHIIGCLADAITYLHKKNIMHRDLKLENILVKNSLDDYNGKLDIKVADFGLSVKTLGVGSENILSDVCGTPIYMAPEMMSQRGYTHWCDMWSVGVIMYILLCGEPPFVSKSKENRLKEIRTIGVQFSSPIWDTVSDAAKTVVTCLLKENPAYRMSANQLRDNPWITGDTSTPAMPLNALEMMHNFHEQEKSTQDPKQSRDPPPVAGTASPTTSPEMKSNGLSHDDLSDSSCTPCTSTKATVVKSRPRSSIKPHKFQRKTKKAASHQNGQRSPPSPLKI, encoded by the exons ATGGCAGAGGCAACATTTAGCGGCTTAGGAAAAAACAGAATCTCAGAGAGGGACGTGCCTCACATTCGTCTGGTTGGTGATGCTGACGTAGAG GAAATATACACAATTGGGAAGAAATTGGGCCACGGCAGTTACGGGGTGGTGTACGAAGGCACACACATTCGGACACAGACCCAATGGGCCATCAAGACGGTTTGCAAGGCCGAG CCGGGAAGTACAAAGATTAAGATGCTGGAGCAAGAAATCAAAATACTCAAGCAAGTGGCTCACCCGAACATATTACATCTGGAGGAGATCTATGAAACGGCTCAG ATGACATATTTAATCACTGAGCTGTGTGTTGGAGGTGAACTCAAGCAGGTGTTGCAGCATAAACAGTTCTTTCCAGAGGAGGAGGCGAGGCACATCATCGGTTGCCTCGCGGACGCCATCACCTACCTTCACAAGAAAA ACATAATGCATCGGGATTTGAAACTTGAGAACATTTTGGTGAAAAATTCTCTTGATGACTACAATGGCAAGCTTGATATCAAG GTTGCAGACTTTGGATTGTCAGTGAAGACCTTGGGCGTTGGAAGCGAAAACATTCTGTCGGACGTCTGTGGGACTCCGATCTATATGG CTCCTGAAATGATGAGCCAACGTGGTTACACACACTGGTGTGATATGTGGAGTGTAGGAGTCATTATGTATATTTT GCTGTGTGGGGAGCCTCCGTTTGTGTCCAAGTCCAAAGAAAACCGACTTAAGGAGATTAGAACAATAGGAGTCCAATTTTCTTCACCCATCTGGGACACAGTCAGTGATGCAG CAAAAACTGTGGTGACGTGCCTCCTGAAAGAGAACCCCGCTTACCGCATGTCCGCTAATCAGCTACGAGACAACCCGTGGATTACA GGTgacaccagcacgcccgccatgCCTCTCAATGCACTGGAGATGATGCACAACTTCCACGAACAGGAGAAGA GTACACAGGACCCGAAGCAAAGCCGAGACCCTCCCCCCGTCGCCGGGACCGCTTCGCCGACGACCTCGCCGGAGATGAAAAGCAACGGCTTGAGCCACGACGATCTCAGCGACTCTTCTTGCACACCTTGCACGTCCACCAAAGCG ACCGTCGTGAAATCCCGCCCGCGATCGAGTATCAAGCCGCACAAGTTTCAACGCAAGACGAAGAAAGCGGCCTCCCATCAAAACGGACAGAGATCTCCTCCATCTCCTCTAAAAATATGA